The proteins below come from a single Leptospira harrisiae genomic window:
- the fliH gene encoding flagellar assembly protein FliH has translation MAKLVFKPIQIADLQEEVEIQLPDKYKKFHKTDEQEDFEIDQEGNIIEQYQGPSIEEIEAELQRYRQETEEQVRQLLEDAKKQAKSIEEEGRTKAFQMVQDSKEKIKLEEDSGRAKAEQILDRAKMEVERMIKEAEMKQAEIEHEAYQKGYDAGREVGFKKGQGEVRRLIDRLGTIIGKAIDIREEMIAASEKQMVEMILVIARKVIKDEIIERKEIVLNNIREAMKRIKDRDRIDIRVNFADLELTTAHKDELIKLMESLRKVNIYEDSRVDRGGVIIETDVGAIDARISTQLKEIEEAIRNVEPI, from the coding sequence ATGGCAAAACTAGTTTTTAAACCCATTCAAATTGCCGACTTACAAGAAGAAGTTGAAATCCAACTTCCTGATAAGTACAAAAAATTTCATAAAACAGACGAACAAGAAGACTTCGAGATAGACCAAGAAGGGAATATCATCGAACAATACCAAGGACCCTCGATCGAAGAGATCGAAGCCGAACTCCAAAGGTATCGCCAAGAAACAGAAGAACAAGTCCGCCAATTATTAGAAGATGCTAAAAAACAAGCAAAGTCCATTGAAGAAGAAGGCAGAACCAAAGCCTTCCAAATGGTTCAGGACTCAAAAGAAAAAATCAAATTAGAAGAAGATTCAGGCCGAGCAAAAGCGGAACAAATCTTAGATCGTGCGAAGATGGAAGTCGAACGTATGATCAAAGAAGCCGAAATGAAACAGGCTGAGATCGAACATGAAGCCTACCAAAAAGGATATGATGCTGGACGTGAAGTTGGTTTTAAAAAAGGCCAAGGGGAAGTAAGACGTCTCATTGACAGATTGGGAACTATCATTGGTAAGGCGATCGACATTCGCGAAGAGATGATTGCTGCTTCTGAAAAACAAATGGTAGAAATGATTCTTGTGATTGCAAGGAAAGTAATCAAAGACGAAATCATTGAACGTAAAGAAATTGTGTTAAATAATATTCGTGAGGCGATGAAACGAATTAAAGATCGAGACCGTATCGATATTCGTGTTAACTTCGCTGACTTAGAACTTACAACAGCACATAAAGACGAACTCATCAAACTAATGGAATCACTCCGTAAAGTAAACATCTACGAAGATTCACGTGTGGACCGTGGTGGAGTGATCATCGAAACAGATGTGGGAGCTATCGACGCAAGGATCTCTACTCAGCTCAAAGAAATCGAAGAGGCCATTCGAAACGTCGAACCGATATGA
- a CDS encoding FliG C-terminal domain-containing protein, with product MKTPSGPNKAALAYQILGRYLPDEVFAHLSDAEIESLLIKVESNPSPTRGQEKDILLSFTKFLQKNQKQPKGKNSFQAGLPSNSKSGPISQNLRSDSHQGYSPNSRGKYANNDYFPEKVGKSDPNFEKSAFENGYTNNEDDPRNLDGSGRKYAHNEQQDSNELYSLLQEILKEEESKSKSNSPLWPELPKYSLEMLRHLTMDESSEVVARVLSFSDPETASEVLAEYPENHREDIILALSEIDYHSDRERDQLERFLRFKMELIEKKMPVSKIRSRKAKTAGEILTRLPFLPSQNLIERIQKKSPEYAETIVEHYFRLEDLLHLGRTSLTRFFSEIHPLVIACALKGVETDFRDQIYSNLESWLVKEIKIEWDSLGPVSLAEIEEAQKGILDRLREAMDEGKVKLWRLK from the coding sequence ATGAAAACTCCGTCCGGGCCCAATAAAGCTGCTCTTGCCTACCAAATCCTAGGCCGCTATTTACCGGATGAAGTGTTCGCTCATTTGAGTGATGCAGAAATCGAATCACTTCTGATCAAAGTGGAATCCAATCCTTCCCCAACCAGAGGGCAGGAAAAGGACATCCTCCTTTCCTTTACCAAGTTTCTGCAAAAAAATCAGAAACAACCAAAGGGAAAAAATTCTTTTCAAGCGGGCCTACCTAGCAATTCCAAATCTGGACCTATATCTCAAAACCTGCGCAGTGATTCCCATCAAGGATACTCTCCGAATTCACGTGGAAAATATGCGAATAACGACTATTTCCCTGAAAAAGTGGGTAAATCTGATCCTAATTTCGAAAAATCAGCGTTCGAAAACGGCTATACGAATAACGAAGATGATCCCCGGAATCTCGACGGATCTGGCAGAAAATATGCGCATAACGAACAACAAGATTCAAATGAATTGTATTCTTTGCTCCAGGAAATTCTAAAAGAAGAAGAATCCAAATCCAAATCGAACTCGCCCCTTTGGCCAGAGCTTCCCAAATATTCCTTAGAAATGCTCCGCCATTTGACCATGGACGAATCCTCAGAAGTTGTGGCTCGGGTTTTAAGTTTTTCAGATCCGGAGACTGCTTCCGAGGTTTTAGCCGAATACCCAGAAAACCACCGGGAAGATATCATTTTAGCACTTTCTGAAATTGATTACCACTCGGACAGGGAACGCGACCAACTCGAACGGTTCCTCCGCTTCAAAATGGAACTGATTGAGAAAAAAATGCCGGTTTCGAAGATCCGTAGCCGCAAAGCAAAGACTGCCGGAGAAATTCTCACTCGACTTCCTTTTTTACCATCTCAAAATTTAATTGAACGAATTCAGAAAAAAAGCCCAGAATATGCCGAAACTATAGTAGAACACTACTTTCGTTTGGAAGACCTCCTTCATTTAGGAAGGACGAGTCTTACTCGATTTTTTTCTGAGATCCATCCTCTTGTCATTGCATGCGCATTGAAAGGAGTAGAGACGGATTTCCGCGACCAAATATATTCCAATTTGGAATCTTGGCTCGTAAAAGAAATAAAGATCGAATGGGATTCGTTAGGTCCTGTTTCACTGGCAGAGATTGAAGAAGCCCAAAAGGGAATCTTAGATCGTTTGCGGGAAGCAATGGATGAAGGCAAAGTGAAACTTTGGAGATTGAAGTAA
- a CDS encoding adenylate/guanylate cyclase domain-containing protein, whose amino-acid sequence MTRQTIIYLSIALLSTACRMVAPSPKILSGALDLRNFPFESGSAMTLQGDWKFFPGQLNLQEGALSPSYLPVPALWNQVPLRSGIIDGKGYGTYVLDIQLPTENQIYAIYLPEVRTSFRLIAGNRSLVSGIPGTTKEFTIPSAQGQSFTISAKEHLQIRIEVSNFHHKEGGLPNAPVFGLAESVQNYILAQSTIDLALTGAIFMFGLYHFILFFYRNKQREAFYFGFFCLVFAARIPFIGSKTIYAVFPNIPWELVIYVEYASVFVLGILFLWFVDGLFPRFIDHKLILYFSAYVQFMLVYGLIIKPDVYTQFEVVFQVLGVVFALFLGIRLFQMMLRGLPDAGIFFLGYLVLFVGFVYDVFLAYSGQGESTLSQIAVFLFFGVQSTIVTLRTARNFHKKVLLKEEFETINEQFILTNRFYAKFIPRDFLTHLGKESIEEVQLGDSSEREMTILFADIWEYWDIIYSIPLENRMLFTNSYLGRIGPCVRKNNGFIDKYIGSAIMALFDGGIQDSIKAAEDIQWELEKYNERRRTIGYLPLHAGIGIHSGDTMLGILGEEKRLESTVISDTVNLSSRIQGLTKKYGARILVSLTSLMLHEDLDTIPYRILDFVRVKGKQEAVMIAEVLIPDIDVISNKKIGNRNRFEAAIFDYERADFVSALKGFREVFTNNPEDLAAKIYIERCEYYQTSGVGEDWDGVSAWEK is encoded by the coding sequence ATGACCCGTCAGACAATAATCTACCTTTCCATCGCACTTTTGTCAACGGCCTGTCGTATGGTGGCACCTTCACCAAAAATTCTTTCAGGCGCATTGGATTTACGAAATTTCCCATTTGAATCAGGATCCGCCATGACTCTCCAAGGGGACTGGAAATTTTTTCCAGGGCAGCTGAACCTTCAGGAAGGGGCACTCTCTCCTTCCTATCTTCCTGTCCCTGCACTTTGGAATCAGGTTCCTTTGCGCTCGGGGATCATTGATGGTAAGGGTTATGGAACTTATGTTTTAGACATACAACTTCCCACTGAAAATCAGATTTATGCTATTTATCTGCCAGAGGTTCGTACCTCCTTTCGACTCATAGCGGGTAACAGGAGTTTGGTGTCAGGAATACCTGGTACCACGAAGGAATTTACAATCCCAAGTGCGCAAGGCCAAAGTTTTACAATATCCGCAAAGGAACACCTTCAAATCCGAATTGAAGTGAGTAACTTCCATCATAAAGAAGGAGGTCTCCCTAACGCACCCGTCTTCGGACTTGCGGAAAGTGTTCAAAATTATATTTTGGCGCAAAGTACGATCGATTTAGCATTAACGGGTGCTATATTTATGTTTGGTTTGTATCATTTTATTTTGTTTTTCTATCGAAACAAACAAAGAGAAGCGTTTTACTTTGGTTTTTTCTGTTTAGTATTTGCGGCACGAATTCCTTTTATTGGAAGTAAAACAATATATGCGGTATTTCCAAATATTCCTTGGGAACTAGTGATTTATGTAGAGTATGCATCTGTTTTTGTTTTAGGAATTTTGTTTTTGTGGTTTGTCGATGGACTTTTTCCAAGGTTTATCGATCATAAGTTAATTCTTTATTTCAGCGCCTACGTACAGTTTATGTTAGTTTATGGTTTAATTATTAAACCGGACGTTTATACACAATTTGAAGTTGTATTTCAAGTATTAGGTGTTGTTTTTGCTTTATTTTTAGGAATTCGATTATTCCAAATGATGCTTAGAGGGTTGCCTGATGCGGGAATTTTCTTTTTAGGGTATCTGGTATTATTTGTTGGTTTTGTTTACGATGTATTTCTAGCTTATAGTGGGCAAGGAGAGTCAACGTTATCTCAGATAGCGGTCTTTTTGTTTTTTGGAGTCCAGTCCACAATTGTTACACTTCGTACGGCAAGGAACTTTCATAAGAAAGTTTTATTAAAAGAAGAATTTGAAACCATTAATGAACAGTTTATTCTAACAAATCGATTTTATGCAAAATTCATTCCTCGTGATTTTTTAACTCATTTAGGAAAGGAAAGTATTGAAGAGGTACAGTTAGGCGACAGTAGCGAAAGAGAAATGACCATTTTGTTTGCGGACATTTGGGAATATTGGGATATTATTTATTCTATACCTTTAGAAAACCGTATGTTGTTCACCAATTCTTACTTGGGAAGGATTGGACCCTGTGTTCGCAAAAATAATGGTTTCATAGATAAATACATTGGAAGTGCGATTATGGCTCTATTTGATGGAGGAATTCAGGATTCCATCAAGGCAGCTGAAGACATCCAATGGGAATTAGAAAAATACAATGAGCGTCGGCGAACCATTGGGTATTTACCACTACATGCAGGGATTGGAATTCATTCTGGCGATACAATGCTCGGAATTTTGGGAGAAGAAAAAAGATTAGAATCTACCGTCATTTCCGACACCGTTAATCTTTCGAGTCGTATCCAAGGTTTAACAAAAAAATACGGCGCTAGGATTCTTGTTAGTTTAACATCTCTTATGTTACACGAAGATTTGGATACAATCCCTTATAGAATTTTAGATTTTGTACGTGTTAAAGGAAAACAGGAAGCTGTTATGATTGCGGAGGTTTTGATTCCCGATATTGATGTAATCTCTAATAAAAAAATTGGAAATCGAAACAGATTTGAAGCTGCCATTTTTGATTATGAACGTGCTGATTTTGTTTCTGCTTTAAAAGGATTTCGCGAAGTATTTACAAACAACCCAGAAGATTTGGCCGCAAAGATTTACATTGAAAGATGTGAATATTACCAAACTTCCGGTGTCGGTGAAGATTGGGATGGGGTTTCCGCATGGGAAAAATAA